In the Gasterosteus aculeatus chromosome X, fGasAcu3.hap1.1, whole genome shotgun sequence genome, one interval contains:
- the slc27a2 gene encoding long-chain fatty acid transport protein 2 gives MYIWFTVLAGLALVSFSFLKTCFPHLHEDCAYILTSLKLCLRLIKYKKSKPFYSVLDHFLDAVKKHPSKILLHFEGREYTYGEVDRQSNKVARALRAEARLKEGDTVALFLTNEPCFMWTWVGVAKLGCSAALLNVNIRSKSLLHCFSCCAAKVIVASKELEGALEEVLPTLREQGISVYLLSETCSIQGINTLSDKISKASDEPLPRDLRANVTIRSTALYIYTSGTTGLPKAAVVTHERIWTACLIQAICGVTSEDVFYINLPLYHSAGFVIGMIGGMERGLTIVLRRKFSASQFWDDCRKHNVTVIQYIGETMRYLCNTPVSDSEKNHRVRIAIGNGVRTDIWTEFLNRFGDIKVRELYAATEGNIGFINYTSKIGAVGRLNFVHRYFFPYTLIKFDTEKEEPVRNAAGLCIEAARGETGLLVGMVTQRSPFVGYAGNEQQTEKKRLRDVMKKGDLYFNTGDLLRVDDMNFVYFQDRVGDTFRWKGENVATSEVADILTMADCLFEANVYGVKVEGHEGRIGMAAVTLKEGEDFDSLHIYKLVVNYLPAYARPRFIRIQPCMEITGTFKLKKGKLVEEGFNPANIKDPLYFLDPEKKTYVPLTEDIYKAIARREIKL, from the exons ATGTACATCTGGTTCACAGTTCTCGCCGGACTGGCTCTTGTGTCCTTCTCATTCCTCAAGACATGTTTCCCCCACCTCCACGAGGACTGCGCGTACATCCTGACGAGCCTGAAGCTCTGCTTACGCCTCATCAAATACAAGAAGAGCAAACCTTTCTACAGCGTGTTGGACCACTTCTTGGATGCGGTGAAGAAGCATCCCAGTAAGATCCTTCTGCACTTTGAAGGACGCGAGTACACTTACGGAGAAGTGGACCGGCAGAGCAACAAGGTGGCGCGCGCGCTGCGGGCTGAAGCCCGGCTGAAGGAGGGGGACACGGTGGCCCTGTTTCTGACCAACGAGCCCTGCTTCATGTGGACTTGGGTCGGTGTGGCCAAGCTGGGTTGTTCGGCCGCTCTGCTCAACGTCAACATCAGGTCCAAGTCTCTGCTGCACTGTTTCTCGTGCTGCGCGGCCAAAGTGATCGTGGCGTCCAAAG AGCTGGAGGGAGCTTTGGAGGAGGTTCTGCCGACGCTGCGGGAGCAAGGCATCAGCGTGTACCTCCTGTCGGAGACCTGCAGCATCCAGGGCATCAACACCTTGTCTGACAAGATCTCCAAGGCCTCCGATGAGCCGCTGCCCCGGGACCTCAGGGCCAACGTCACCATCAGGAGCACCGCTTTGTACATCTACACGTCGGGCACCACAG GTTTACCTAAAGCTGCCGTTGTCACCCATGAGCGGATTTGGACCGCCTGCTTGATTCAGGCGATATGCGGAGTCACATCCGAGGACGTCTTCTACATCAACCTGCCTCTTTATCACAGCGCAGGCTTCGTCATCGGAATGATTGGCGGCATGGAGAGAG GTTTAACCATCGTCCTGAGGAGAAAGTTCTCTGCCTCTCAGTTCTGGGACGACTGCAGGAAGCACAACGTGACGGTGATCCAGTACATTGGTGAAACGATGCGCTACCTCTGCAACACGCCCGTG AGCGACAGCGAGAAGAACCACCGAGTGAGGATCGCCATTGGCAACGGGGTCCGAACGGACATTTGGACCGAGTTTCTGAACCGCTTCGGGGACATTAAAGTCCGAGAGTTGTACGCTGCCACGGAGGGAAACATCGGCTTCATCAACTACACGTCCAAAATCGGTGCAGTGGGACGTCTCAATTTCGTCCACAGG TATTTCTTCCCGTACACTTTGATCAAGTTTGACACGGAGAAGGAGGAGCCTGTCAGGAACGCCGCGGGTCTGTGCATCGAGGCCGCCAGAG GTGAGACGGGACTTTTGGTCGGCATGGTTACTCAGAGGTCGCCCTTCGTCGGCTACGCTGGCAACGAGCAACAGACCGAGAAGAAGAGGCTTCGCGACGTGATGAAGAAAGGAGACCTGTACTTCAACACCGGAGATTTACTTCGGGTTGACGACATGAACTTTGTGTACTTTCAGGATCGAGTTGGTGACACTTTCAG ATGGAAAGGAGAAAACGTTGCCACGTCGGAGGTTGCAGACATTCTCACGATGGCCGACTGCCTTTTTGAGGCAAATGTCTACGGTGTTAAAGTTGAAG GTCACGAGGGTCGGATCGGCATGGCAGCTGTCACTCTGAAAGAAGGAGAAGATTTTGACTCTTTGCACATTTATAAACTGGTCGTCAACTACCTGCCAGCGTACGCGAGACCCCGATTCATCCGGATtcag cccTGCATGGAGATCACGGGGACATTCAAGTTGAAGAAAGGGAAGTTGGTGGAGGAAGGATTCAATCCGGCCAACATCAAAGATCCTTTATACTTTTTAGATCCCGAGAAGAAGACGTATGTTCCTCTGACTGAAGACATCTACAAAGCAATAGCTCGGCGGGAAATTAAACTCTAA